In a genomic window of Gossypium arboreum isolate Shixiya-1 chromosome 9, ASM2569848v2, whole genome shotgun sequence:
- the LOC108454274 gene encoding F-box protein PP2-A15-like: MGASLSNLTEGSNGTVMGPGLGDIPESCVACVFTYLTPPEICNLARLNRAFRGAASSDSVWEMKLPSNYQDLLDLVPPERYQNSSKKDIFALLSRPVPFDDGNKEIWLDRVTGRVCMAISAKGMAITGIDDRRYWNWVSTEESRFHTVAYLQQIWWFEVDGVVKFPLPADIYTLSFRLHLGRFSKRLGRRVSSFEHTHGWDIKPVTFELSTSDGQLASCEHYLDDTEQDYDNGNHKRGCWIDYKVGEFIVNDSEPVTEVRFSVKQIDCTHSKGGLCVDSVFIIPTDLKERKRKGMLK; encoded by the exons ATGGGTGCGTCTCTGTCCAACTTAACGGAAGGAAGCAATGGGACGGTGATGGGACCGGGATTAGGGGACATACCGGAGAGCTGTGTGGCCTGCGTTTTCACTTACTTGACGCCGCCGGAGATTTGCAACCTGGCGAGGTTGAATCGAGCGTTTAGAGGGGCTGCGTCTTCGGATTCTGTTTGGGAAATGAAATTACCCAGTAATTATCAAGATCTGCTGGATTTAGTGCCACCCGAAAGGTACCAGAATTCGTCCAAAAAAGATATTTTTGCCCTTCTCTCTCGCCCGGTACCTTTTGATGATGGAAATAAG GAAATATGGCTGGACAGAGTGACCGGCAGGGTATGCATGGCAATATCTGCCAAAGGGATGGCAATAACTGGAATTGATGATCGGAGATATTGGAATTGGGTTTCTACAGAAGAATCTAG ATTCCATACTGTGGCCTATTTGCAGCAAATATGGTGGTTTGAAGTAGATGGAGTAGTAAAGTTCCCTCTTCCAGCTGATATCTATACTCTTTCATTCAGGCTTCACCTTGGAAGATTTTCCAAAAGGTTGGGAAGAAGAGTGTCTAGTTTTGAGCACACCCATGGTTGGGACATAAAGCCTGTAACATTTGAGTTGTCTACTTCTGATGGTCAGCTAGCATCATGTGAGCACTATTTAGATGATACTGAACAAGATTATGATAATGGAAATCATAAGCGCGGATGCTGGATAGACTACAAGGTTGGGGAATTTATTGTCAACGACTCTGAACCAGTTACTGAAGTCAGATTTTCTGTGAAACAGATAGATTGCACACATTCTAAAGGAGGACTTTGTGTAGATTCTGTATTTATCATCCCCACTGACCTAAAAGAGCGTAAAAGAAAAGGGATGTTGAAATAG
- the LOC108456921 gene encoding 60S ribosomal protein L24 — protein MVLKTELCRFSGAKIYPGKGIRFVRGDSQVFLFSNSKCKRYFHNRLKPSKLTWTAMYRKQHKKDIAQEAVKKRRRTAKKPYSRSIVGATLEVIQKKRSEKPEVRDAAREAALREIKERIKKTKDEKKAKKAEVAAKQQKTQGKGNPPKGGAPKGPKLGGGGGKR, from the exons ATGGTTCTCAA GACGGAGCTTTGCCGATTTAGTGGTGCCAAGATATACCCTGGGAAAGGCATCAGATTTGTTCGTGGTGATTCCCAG GTCTTCCTCTTTTCCAATTCAAAATGCAAGAGGTACTTCCACAACCGCCTGAAGCCATCAAAACTTACATGGACGGCCATGTACAGGAAGCAACACAAGAAG GACATTGCCCAAGAAGCTGTGAAGAAGAGGAGACGTACTGCAAAGAAGCCATACTCCAGATCCATTGTGGGTGCCACCTTAGAGGTTATCCAGAAGAAGAGGAGTGAGAAACCCGAAGTTCGTGATGCAGCCAGGGAAGCTGCTCTCCG AGAAATCAAGGAAAGGATCAAGAAGACTAAGGATGAAAAGAAGGCAAAGAAGGCAGAAGTAGCAGCGAAGCAACAGAAGACACAAGGCAAGGGTAACCCTCCAAAGGGTGGTGCACCCAAAGGTCCCAAGcttggtggtggtggtggaaAGCGATAA